The Lysinibacillus pakistanensis genome includes a window with the following:
- a CDS encoding acyl-CoA dehydrogenase family protein, whose amino-acid sequence MTEKTTDFIKGGGFLVEDVELDRVFTPEDFSDEHKMIAKTTEEYVTNEVLPVVENLEHHEFEHSVRLLKSAGELGLLGADVPEEYEGLGLDKVSSALIAEKMSVAGGFSITHGAHVGIGSLPIVLFGNEEQKQKYLPKLASGELIAAYALTEPGSGSDALGAKTTAKLNDAGTHYILNGEKQWITNAGFADVFVVYAKIDGDKFSAFIVERAFNGVSVGPEEKKMGIKSSSTRTLVLEDAEVPVENLLGEIGRGHVIAFNILNIGRYKLGVGTIGGSKRALELAIQYTNQRQQFKTKLSDFNLTKEKLSTMASQLYASESLNYRTVGLFEDRLSQLNPEEQKQGTVIAGAIAEYAIECSIAKVFGSETLDYIADEAVQLHGGYGFMAEYEVERIYRDSRINRIFEGTNEINRMIVPGTFMKKAIKGELPLLQVAQNLQQELLMLMPEDIGTEPLAQEKYLVKNAKKIAVLAAGLAAQRFGPKLDQEQEVLVNIANIANQLFAMESAVLRTEKAIARDGAEKAHQKLLYTQIFCQEAFAEIEKEAKDTILASADGDAARMTLSALRKLTRNNPYNLIAKKREASVKLIDAEKYVV is encoded by the coding sequence ATGACAGAAAAAACAACGGATTTTATTAAAGGCGGCGGATTTCTTGTTGAAGATGTGGAATTAGATCGTGTGTTTACACCTGAAGATTTCTCAGATGAGCATAAAATGATTGCAAAAACAACAGAAGAATATGTAACAAATGAAGTGCTACCAGTTGTTGAAAACTTAGAGCATCATGAATTTGAGCATTCAGTTCGTCTACTAAAGAGTGCTGGTGAGCTAGGTTTACTAGGTGCAGATGTACCTGAAGAATATGAGGGCTTAGGCTTAGACAAAGTATCTTCTGCCTTAATCGCAGAAAAAATGTCCGTAGCGGGTGGATTCTCAATTACTCATGGTGCACATGTCGGTATTGGTTCATTACCAATTGTACTGTTTGGTAATGAAGAGCAAAAGCAAAAATACCTACCAAAGCTAGCATCAGGTGAATTAATTGCTGCCTATGCATTAACAGAGCCAGGTTCTGGTTCAGACGCATTAGGGGCAAAAACAACTGCAAAATTAAATGATGCAGGTACGCATTATATTCTAAATGGTGAAAAGCAATGGATTACAAACGCCGGCTTTGCTGATGTATTTGTCGTGTACGCTAAAATCGATGGCGATAAATTCTCTGCATTTATCGTAGAACGTGCATTCAATGGCGTGTCAGTGGGACCTGAAGAGAAGAAGATGGGGATTAAATCTTCATCCACTCGTACATTAGTGTTAGAGGATGCAGAAGTGCCTGTAGAAAATTTATTAGGTGAAATTGGCCGTGGGCATGTGATTGCCTTTAATATTTTAAATATTGGTCGTTATAAGCTAGGCGTTGGTACAATTGGTGGATCTAAGCGTGCATTAGAGCTAGCGATTCAATATACAAACCAACGTCAGCAATTTAAAACAAAGCTGTCTGATTTCAATTTAACAAAAGAAAAATTATCAACAATGGCTTCTCAATTATATGCGTCTGAGTCATTAAACTACCGTACTGTAGGCTTATTTGAGGATCGCTTAAGTCAGTTAAACCCTGAGGAGCAAAAGCAAGGAACGGTAATTGCCGGTGCTATTGCTGAATATGCGATTGAATGCTCAATTGCCAAAGTGTTTGGTTCAGAAACATTAGATTATATTGCAGATGAAGCGGTGCAATTACATGGTGGCTACGGCTTTATGGCTGAATACGAGGTAGAGCGAATTTATCGCGATTCTCGTATTAATCGAATTTTTGAAGGAACAAATGAAATTAACCGCATGATTGTGCCAGGTACATTTATGAAGAAGGCAATAAAGGGTGAGCTTCCACTATTACAAGTAGCCCAAAATTTACAGCAGGAGCTGCTTATGCTAATGCCTGAAGATATAGGCACAGAGCCACTAGCACAAGAAAAATACCTTGTGAAAAATGCAAAGAAAATCGCAGTATTAGCAGCGGGATTAGCAGCACAACGCTTTGGTCCGAAGCTTGATCAGGAGCAAGAGGTATTGGTAAATATTGCGAATATCGCAAACCAATTATTCGCTATGGAATCAGCTGTCTTACGTACAGAAAAAGCGATTGCTCGTGATGGTGCTGAAAAAGCTCATCAAAAATTATTGTACACTCAAATCTTTTGTCAAGAAGCATTTGCAGAAATTGAAAAAGAGGCAAAAGATACAATTCTTGCTTCAGCTGACGGAGATGCAGCGCGCATGACGTTATCTGCACTACGTAAGCTAACACGTAATAATCCTTACAACTTAATTGCGAAGAAACGTGAAGCATCAGTTAAGTTGATTGACGCAGAAAAATATGTAGTGTAA
- a CDS encoding acetyl-CoA C-acetyltransferase encodes MREAVIVAGARTPIGKAKKGSLATVRPDDFGAVVVKETLKRAGYEGPIDDLILGCAMPEAEQGMNVARSIGALAGLPDTTPALTINRFCSSGLQAIAYAAERIMLGHSKAILAGGVESMSMVPMVGNTPRLNPTLAETAPQYYMGMGHTAEEVARQYNVSREDQDAFAVRSHALAEKAIKEGKFNDEIVPVEVEQHFVDANNKPQVKKFTFSMDEGVRPGTSVEGLAKLRPSFHVKGSVTAGNASQTSDGAAAVLVMDREEADKQGLTPMAKFLGFAVGGVPPEVMGIGPIVAVPKALEIAGLSIDDIDLWEINEAFASQSLQVVRHLGIDQEKVNVNGGAIALGHPLGATGAILTLKLIHELKRQGKKYGVVTMCIGGGMGAAGVFEIL; translated from the coding sequence ATGCGTGAAGCCGTTATTGTAGCAGGAGCACGAACTCCAATTGGAAAAGCAAAAAAAGGTTCTTTAGCAACAGTGAGACCAGATGACTTTGGTGCCGTAGTTGTCAAAGAAACATTAAAAAGAGCTGGCTATGAAGGGCCAATTGATGATTTGATTTTAGGTTGTGCTATGCCAGAAGCTGAGCAGGGAATGAATGTAGCACGCAGTATTGGCGCACTTGCAGGATTACCAGATACAACACCAGCACTAACAATTAATAGATTCTGTTCATCAGGCTTACAAGCAATTGCCTATGCAGCAGAACGAATTATGCTAGGTCATTCAAAGGCGATACTTGCTGGTGGCGTCGAGTCAATGAGTATGGTGCCAATGGTAGGGAATACGCCACGCTTAAATCCGACTTTAGCTGAAACAGCTCCTCAATATTATATGGGAATGGGTCATACAGCTGAGGAAGTAGCACGACAATACAATGTTAGTCGAGAGGATCAAGATGCCTTTGCCGTTCGTTCACATGCGCTTGCAGAAAAGGCGATTAAAGAAGGAAAGTTCAATGATGAGATTGTTCCAGTAGAGGTGGAGCAGCATTTCGTGGATGCTAACAATAAACCACAAGTGAAGAAATTCACGTTTAGTATGGATGAGGGTGTACGTCCAGGTACATCTGTTGAAGGTTTAGCAAAGCTACGTCCATCCTTCCATGTAAAAGGTAGTGTGACAGCTGGAAATGCCTCTCAAACATCTGATGGAGCAGCAGCTGTCCTAGTGATGGATCGGGAGGAGGCTGACAAGCAGGGACTTACGCCAATGGCAAAATTCCTAGGCTTTGCTGTTGGGGGTGTACCTCCTGAAGTAATGGGTATAGGGCCAATCGTGGCAGTACCCAAAGCGTTAGAAATTGCAGGATTATCAATAGATGACATCGATTTATGGGAAATTAATGAAGCATTTGCCTCACAATCTTTACAGGTTGTACGTCATTTAGGCATCGACCAAGAAAAAGTAAATGTGAATGGTGGTGCCATTGCATTAGGTCACCCACTAGGCGCAACAGGAGCTATTTTAACATTAAAGCTTATTCATGAATTGAAGCGTCAAGGTAAGAAATATGGAGTTGTGACAATGTGTATTGGCGGCGGCATGGGGGCTGCAGGCGTATTTGAAATTCTATAA
- a CDS encoding 3-hydroxyacyl-CoA dehydrogenase/enoyl-CoA hydratase family protein — protein sequence MTYNIKKAAVLGSGVMGSGIAAHLANIGIPTLLLDIAPKELTADEEAKGLSLEHPAVRNRIVNGALQKLVKQKPAPLTSKKNLSLLTVGNFEDDLGKLKDVDWIIEVVVENLAIKQSLYEKIDAVRTPGTIVSSNTSGISINAMAEGRSEDFQKHFLGTHFFNPPRYLKLLEVIPANTTAPEVVSFMKTFGEDVLGKGVVLAKDTPNFIANRIGTYGLLITLQEMVKGNYSVGEVDSVTGPLIGRPKSATFRTLDVVGLDTFIHVAKNVYDQTTGEEQQVFAVPEFLQKMVENGWLGAKSGQGFFLKQGKEILEIDPNTLEYSPVKKLKTPSIEMAKQMRGLANKVKALTYAKDRTGELLWGIFAPTLIYSAQLHGEIADDIVAIDNAMKWGFGWQQGPFEIWDALGVKDSVAKMEAEGREVPAFVKEMLANGFDTFYTEIDGDLAYYNGSEYVKVPVNEKEINVKRYKKKHGVIKSNTGASLIDLGDGIALLEFHSQSNAIGLDIIQMINFAVDEVEANYKGLVIGNQGKNFCVGANLGMILVEAQDDNIFELDFVIKAFQDAMQKIKYSRKPVVAAPFAMTLGGGAEVCLPAAHIQATMETYMGLVEVGVGLIPGGGGNKALYQKFLKGLPNGVEVDYQHIANKVFETIAMAKVSTSGEEARENNFLDFADGISVNPDHQLYDAKQAALALYEAGYQPPVPTKVPVVGASGYGTLLIGAQGLFESGYISEHDLKIAKKLAYVIAGGKVPYGTLVDEQYLLNLEREAFLSLVADPLSQQRMQHMLLKGKPLRN from the coding sequence GTGACTTACAATATTAAAAAAGCAGCTGTTCTAGGTTCAGGTGTTATGGGCTCTGGTATTGCTGCACATTTAGCAAACATCGGTATTCCAACACTATTATTAGACATTGCACCGAAAGAACTAACAGCAGACGAAGAGGCAAAGGGCCTTTCTCTAGAACATCCTGCTGTAAGAAATCGTATTGTTAATGGGGCGCTTCAAAAGTTAGTAAAGCAAAAACCAGCACCACTTACTTCTAAGAAAAATTTATCACTACTAACGGTCGGTAACTTTGAGGATGATTTAGGGAAGTTAAAAGATGTGGATTGGATTATTGAAGTTGTCGTTGAAAATTTAGCAATTAAGCAAAGTCTTTATGAAAAAATCGACGCTGTCAGAACACCAGGCACAATTGTTAGTTCAAACACTTCTGGTATTAGCATTAATGCAATGGCTGAAGGGCGCTCAGAAGATTTTCAAAAGCATTTCTTGGGTACTCACTTCTTCAACCCACCACGCTATTTAAAATTACTTGAAGTCATTCCAGCCAATACAACAGCACCAGAGGTTGTAAGCTTTATGAAAACATTTGGCGAGGATGTGCTTGGAAAAGGTGTGGTGCTTGCCAAGGATACACCAAACTTTATTGCCAATCGTATTGGAACGTACGGCTTACTAATCACTTTACAAGAAATGGTGAAGGGGAATTATTCAGTGGGTGAGGTGGATTCTGTAACGGGTCCATTAATCGGTCGTCCCAAATCTGCAACCTTCCGTACTTTAGATGTTGTTGGCTTAGATACATTTATCCACGTAGCGAAAAATGTTTATGATCAAACTACTGGTGAAGAACAGCAAGTATTTGCAGTACCAGAATTCCTACAGAAAATGGTGGAGAATGGCTGGCTAGGTGCAAAATCTGGTCAAGGTTTCTTCTTAAAACAAGGGAAAGAAATACTTGAAATTGATCCAAACACATTAGAATATAGCCCAGTTAAAAAATTAAAAACACCTTCTATTGAAATGGCAAAACAAATGCGCGGTCTAGCTAATAAGGTAAAAGCTTTAACATATGCTAAAGATCGTACAGGAGAATTACTATGGGGTATCTTCGCTCCAACACTCATATACTCTGCACAACTGCATGGCGAAATTGCTGATGATATCGTAGCAATTGATAATGCCATGAAATGGGGCTTCGGCTGGCAACAAGGTCCATTTGAAATATGGGATGCGCTTGGCGTGAAAGATTCCGTAGCAAAAATGGAGGCTGAGGGTCGTGAAGTACCTGCATTTGTGAAAGAAATGTTAGCAAATGGCTTTGACACTTTCTATACAGAAATTGATGGTGATTTAGCGTACTACAATGGTTCCGAATATGTAAAGGTACCAGTGAATGAAAAGGAAATTAACGTAAAACGCTATAAGAAAAAGCATGGTGTTATTAAATCAAACACAGGTGCTAGCTTAATAGACTTAGGTGATGGCATTGCCTTACTTGAGTTCCATTCCCAATCGAATGCTATTGGTTTAGATATTATCCAAATGATTAATTTTGCGGTGGATGAAGTAGAGGCCAACTATAAGGGCTTAGTCATCGGTAATCAAGGGAAAAACTTCTGTGTTGGTGCAAATCTAGGCATGATTTTAGTAGAAGCACAGGATGATAATATTTTTGAGCTAGATTTCGTGATTAAAGCTTTCCAAGATGCGATGCAAAAAATTAAATACTCTCGTAAGCCTGTTGTCGCAGCACCGTTTGCCATGACACTTGGTGGTGGAGCAGAAGTATGCTTACCAGCTGCACATATTCAAGCAACGATGGAAACCTATATGGGATTAGTGGAAGTGGGCGTTGGCTTAATTCCTGGAGGAGGTGGCAATAAAGCACTCTATCAAAAATTCCTTAAAGGTTTACCAAATGGTGTTGAGGTAGACTATCAACATATTGCTAATAAAGTATTTGAAACGATTGCGATGGCAAAAGTTTCAACATCTGGTGAAGAAGCTCGTGAGAATAACTTCTTAGACTTTGCTGATGGGATTTCTGTTAATCCAGATCACCAACTATATGATGCAAAACAAGCTGCACTAGCGCTTTATGAGGCAGGCTATCAACCACCTGTACCTACGAAAGTTCCCGTAGTTGGTGCATCAGGTTACGGTACGCTATTAATCGGTGCGCAAGGATTGTTTGAATCAGGCTATATTAGTGAACACGATTTAAAAATCGCTAAAAAATTAGCGTATGTCATTGCTGGTGGGAAAGTTCCATATGGCACTTTAGTCGATGAACAATATCTATTAAACCTAGAGCGTGAGGCATTCCTAAGCTTGGTTGCAGATCCTCTTTCTCAGCAAAGAATGCAGCACATGCTGTTAAAAGGGAAACCACTCCGTAACTAA
- a CDS encoding thioredoxin family protein: protein MKTITTAEQFNELISGDQKVLVKFYAGWCPDCTRMNMFIDPIIEEYSQYDWYELNRDELPEIADKYDVMGIPSLLIFQNGEKLAHLHSANAKTPQQVTDFLSTQQ from the coding sequence ATGAAAACAATTACTACTGCTGAACAATTTAATGAACTGATCTCTGGTGACCAAAAGGTACTTGTGAAGTTCTATGCTGGCTGGTGCCCTGATTGTACACGTATGAATATGTTCATCGATCCAATTATTGAGGAATACAGCCAATATGATTGGTACGAGCTGAACCGTGATGAGCTACCAGAAATTGCTGACAAATATGATGTTATGGGTATTCCAAGCCTATTAATTTTCCAAAACGGTGAAAAATTAGCACACTTACATAGTGCTAATGCAAAAACACCTCAGCAAGTAACGGATTTCTTATCTACACAGCAATAA
- a CDS encoding C39 family peptidase yields the protein MRQQLSLHGKSQYDATISPNYRNSACGPTTIHVILNYLDQSAPSINALYKLLGGTKIGLFKWRLIRNLRRLHPTWDIRNCSLKEALQEIDAGRPVAIRFDRYFSLNWRDKKSTFAYHWVPLIGYEIQNDELLLIFHDNGGPNRESKIRTALFKDNEKVLSFIKITPIF from the coding sequence ATGCGCCAACAACTATCCTTACATGGAAAATCACAATACGATGCAACCATTTCGCCAAACTATCGAAATTCTGCCTGTGGACCTACAACTATACATGTAATTTTAAACTATTTAGACCAGTCAGCTCCTTCGATAAATGCACTTTATAAACTCCTTGGTGGTACGAAGATTGGGTTATTTAAATGGCGCCTCATTCGTAATCTTCGTCGCCTCCATCCAACATGGGATATCCGTAATTGTTCATTAAAGGAGGCACTACAGGAAATTGATGCGGGCCGTCCTGTAGCCATACGCTTTGACCGCTATTTCAGCCTGAATTGGCGAGATAAAAAATCTACCTTTGCCTATCACTGGGTACCTCTTATTGGCTATGAAATACAAAATGATGAGCTGTTGTTAATTTTCCACGATAATGGTGGTCCTAATCGCGAAAGTAAAATCCGAACAGCCTTATTTAAGGATAATGAGAAAGTATTGAGCTTTATAAAAATCACGCCTATTTTTTGA
- the spoIIP gene encoding stage II sporulation protein P — protein MQNDKEIFDMLKDMYPQHPSKKFVALTENTLRQQARSMNKKRIITKFSVMTSVFLVCSFIFSWLILSNEDSKVSIEINGYGTASSNAIDEKEPVVYIYHSHNTESFIPELQTEKSNQMFSHTKNVTLVGKELSKALKKLQIKAIHDETDIAGILKRKGLPFSDSYKVSRENLQQALAEHNSIRMIFDIHRDSLKRQDSTIEIKGENYARIQFTVSKTSVNYEVNKKFATQLHKQLEELYPGLSRGVEEKGVTPENTYNQELHDNSILLNIGSIENTLEETYRTTDIFAQVVKNYLEGRN, from the coding sequence ATGCAAAATGATAAAGAGATATTTGATATGTTAAAAGATATGTACCCTCAGCATCCAAGCAAAAAATTTGTTGCTTTGACTGAAAACACACTTAGACAACAAGCGCGAAGTATGAATAAAAAAAGAATAATAACAAAATTCTCTGTTATGACAAGTGTTTTTTTAGTTTGTTCATTTATTTTTTCGTGGTTAATTTTATCTAACGAAGATAGCAAGGTTTCAATAGAAATCAATGGTTATGGAACAGCATCGTCTAATGCAATAGACGAAAAAGAGCCTGTAGTATATATTTATCATTCACATAATACAGAATCATTTATTCCAGAACTTCAAACAGAAAAATCTAATCAGATGTTTAGTCATACTAAAAATGTAACATTGGTTGGAAAAGAGTTAAGTAAAGCATTAAAAAAATTGCAAATTAAAGCAATTCATGATGAAACAGATATAGCTGGAATCTTAAAACGAAAAGGCTTACCATTTTCAGATTCGTATAAAGTATCAAGGGAAAATTTACAACAAGCATTAGCTGAACATAATAGTATACGTATGATTTTTGATATACATCGAGATTCTCTGAAAAGACAGGATTCAACGATTGAAATTAAAGGGGAAAATTATGCAAGAATTCAATTTACCGTATCAAAAACAAGCGTAAACTATGAAGTGAACAAAAAATTTGCAACACAGCTTCATAAGCAACTGGAGGAACTATATCCAGGACTTTCGAGGGGTGTAGAAGAAAAGGGAGTAACTCCTGAAAATACTTATAATCAAGAGCTTCATGATAATTCTATTTTATTAAATATTGGAAGTATAGAAAATACGCTGGAAGAGACGTATAGAACAACTGATATTTTTGCCCAAGTTGTAAAAAATTATCTTGAGGGGAGGAATTAA
- a CDS encoding RNA polymerase sigma factor: MVDSNNLESRIVEIYNLYYLDVYRFLVCFSGNQNDAEDLTQEVFIRVLKSLTNFNGRYNLKTWIFSIAKHVAVDHYRKKRFVSLFKDVFFNQLSSNEKKPDEVFEVTELKRCIHEAIAKLKPNYRAVMILRGISECSIKETSDILQCSEAKVKVDYHRALKELKRKLNIDIEGVLTNAK; this comes from the coding sequence TTGGTTGATTCGAATAACTTGGAATCAAGAATCGTTGAAATTTACAACTTGTATTATTTAGACGTGTACAGATTTCTTGTTTGTTTTTCGGGAAATCAAAATGATGCGGAGGATTTAACGCAAGAAGTATTTATTCGGGTGTTAAAAAGCTTAACAAATTTTAATGGCAGGTATAATTTAAAAACATGGATTTTTTCAATCGCAAAACATGTTGCAGTTGATCATTATCGAAAAAAACGGTTTGTCTCTTTATTTAAAGATGTTTTTTTTAATCAATTGTCCTCGAATGAAAAGAAGCCAGATGAGGTATTTGAAGTAACGGAATTAAAGCGATGTATACATGAGGCCATTGCAAAATTAAAACCCAATTACAGAGCGGTAATGATTCTTCGAGGCATTTCTGAATGCTCTATTAAAGAAACCTCCGATATTTTACAATGTAGTGAAGCTAAAGTGAAAGTTGATTATCACAGAGCTTTAAAAGAGTTGAAAAGAAAACTGAATATTGATATAGAGGGGGTTTTGACAAATGCAAAATGA
- a CDS encoding 5'-3' exonuclease, with product MTTKPKLLIVDGMALLFRSFFASAAMGHYIRLADGTPTNGAQGFVRHVLTAQSIMRPTHLAVCWDMGAHTFRNELFDGYKANRPAPPDEMLPQFDMAKNLSQQIGWKNFGVKGMEADDLIGSMITKWQDEADITVISGDKDLLQLLRPSTEIAFTKKGYTEYDVYTDARFKEEYGIEPIQFAQVKAFMGDTSDGYPGVKGIGPKQALTLIQTYGSIENVLTSLDELKPGQRTKIQENVDMLKLSHELATIQTNIAIDAEFSHLIVPSYEPQLFKEIEERGFTLIAKQARSLYTLI from the coding sequence ATGACAACCAAACCGAAATTACTGATAGTTGATGGCATGGCTCTTTTATTCCGTTCATTCTTTGCCTCGGCTGCAATGGGGCATTATATTCGTCTTGCAGATGGTACGCCGACTAATGGTGCGCAAGGATTTGTGCGTCATGTACTAACCGCACAATCTATTATGCGACCAACGCATCTTGCTGTTTGTTGGGATATGGGTGCACATACATTTCGCAATGAATTATTTGATGGCTATAAGGCAAATCGACCAGCACCACCAGACGAAATGCTACCACAATTCGATATGGCGAAAAATTTATCCCAACAAATCGGCTGGAAAAATTTTGGCGTTAAAGGGATGGAGGCTGACGATTTAATTGGCTCAATGATTACGAAATGGCAGGATGAAGCTGACATTACCGTAATTAGTGGGGATAAGGATTTACTGCAGCTTTTAAGACCATCAACAGAAATTGCTTTTACGAAAAAAGGCTATACAGAGTACGACGTTTATACAGATGCACGCTTTAAAGAGGAGTATGGCATTGAACCAATTCAATTTGCACAGGTTAAGGCATTTATGGGGGATACGAGTGATGGGTACCCAGGCGTTAAAGGCATTGGACCAAAGCAGGCACTTACACTTATTCAAACATATGGCTCCATTGAAAATGTGCTGACATCATTAGATGAATTAAAGCCAGGTCAACGGACGAAAATTCAAGAAAATGTCGACATGCTAAAGCTATCACACGAGCTTGCAACAATTCAAACAAATATAGCAATTGATGCAGAATTCTCTCATCTCATAGTACCAAGCTATGAGCCGCAATTGTTTAAAGAAATTGAGGAACGTGGTTTTACATTAATAGCCAAGCAGGCACGTTCATTGTATACACTAATTTAA
- a CDS encoding agmatinase family protein yields the protein MFIQPECQWKQEKGSAMHQWIKQKENPHPNDVDIIIYGALLSYASDSSKKAQYPTAFRKVWPSFQSYNLDEQIDLRSLAVVDVGDVAIQPTDRMLSESAIEAAAENLSTAYPKSFTCLLGGDHTVTGCSLRGIKNAFPQERIGIIQIDTHLDARNQEEIGLAMDSPIQKLIAAGTVEGRHIYNVGLHGFFNSPEMIQYAKEQGIHMITLKQMRRDGIQLTIREMLRQLMYQVDRIYVSVDLDALDITFAPDVPAATPGGLTAYELFDILKLIGENEGVRHIDFVYADPKEGDLRPETVKMGVTAFLQWLTGIKLDHRNRLTTKTKALIR from the coding sequence ATGTTTATTCAACCAGAATGTCAATGGAAGCAGGAAAAAGGTTCAGCTATGCATCAATGGATTAAGCAAAAGGAGAATCCGCATCCAAATGACGTAGATATTATCATATATGGAGCTTTATTATCGTATGCAAGTGATTCCTCGAAAAAGGCCCAATACCCAACAGCATTTAGAAAGGTATGGCCAAGCTTTCAATCCTATAATTTAGATGAGCAAATCGATTTACGTTCATTGGCAGTCGTAGATGTCGGAGATGTAGCCATTCAACCAACAGATAGAATGCTTTCTGAATCGGCTATCGAGGCAGCAGCAGAAAATTTAAGTACAGCCTATCCAAAAAGCTTTACCTGTCTTCTAGGTGGAGATCATACTGTTACAGGTTGCTCGCTCAGAGGAATTAAGAATGCATTCCCACAGGAACGAATTGGTATTATTCAAATTGATACACATTTGGATGCTCGTAATCAAGAGGAAATTGGCTTAGCGATGGATTCCCCAATCCAGAAGCTGATAGCTGCAGGCACTGTAGAGGGGAGACATATCTATAATGTCGGATTACATGGCTTTTTTAATTCACCTGAAATGATTCAATATGCAAAAGAGCAAGGAATTCATATGATTACGTTAAAGCAAATGCGTCGTGATGGCATTCAGCTAACAATTCGTGAAATGCTACGTCAGCTGATGTATCAGGTAGATCGCATTTATGTATCCGTAGATTTAGATGCCTTAGATATTACGTTCGCACCGGATGTCCCAGCAGCAACGCCAGGAGGATTAACAGCCTATGAATTATTTGATATTTTAAAGCTCATTGGTGAAAATGAAGGTGTTCGTCATATTGACTTTGTTTACGCTGATCCAAAGGAAGGTGACCTACGTCCAGAAACAGTAAAGATGGGCGTAACCGCATTTCTACAATGGCTAACAGGTATTAAATTGGATCATCGTAATCGTCTAACAACAAAAACGAAAGCCTTGATTAGGTAG
- the hutI gene encoding imidazolonepropionase: MTERQQRPIWIQNISQLVTLASEKKGPRIREEMKELGIIEGGSVWIEDGVIHDIGTTCEMILKYLSRAEEADIVDATGKIVTPGLIDPHTHVVFGGSREHEFEMRLEGASYMDIMNAGGGIHATTRKIRALSEEHIFNQTSRRLDLFLQHGVTTLESKSGYGLDLDNELKQLRVMRKLHEKHPIDIVPTFLGAHAVPEEYRGNPEHYIKLVIEEMIPAVVEEDLAKFIDVFCEVDVFTPEQSERILVAGKNKGLIPKIHADEIAENQGAFVAAKVGAISADHLLKVSDEGIQALANSGVIACLLPTTALYLGEKPARARDLIDAGVPVAISTDCNPGSSPTISMPLVMNLACIMMKMTPAESLCAATYNAACALQIEDRVGSIEVGKQADLVLWDVHNHQKLHYIFGVNHVKKVWKKGVKVVG; encoded by the coding sequence ATGACGGAAAGACAGCAAAGGCCAATTTGGATTCAAAATATTTCGCAATTAGTGACACTTGCTAGTGAAAAAAAAGGTCCGCGTATACGTGAGGAAATGAAAGAGTTAGGTATTATTGAAGGAGGAAGTGTCTGGATTGAAGATGGCGTTATTCATGATATAGGGACAACATGTGAAATGATTTTGAAGTATTTATCACGAGCAGAGGAAGCGGACATTGTAGATGCTACAGGAAAAATAGTAACGCCTGGTTTGATTGATCCACATACGCATGTTGTTTTTGGTGGCAGTCGAGAGCATGAATTTGAAATGCGTTTAGAAGGTGCCAGTTATATGGACATTATGAATGCTGGTGGCGGAATACATGCGACAACTAGAAAAATACGAGCACTGTCCGAAGAGCATATTTTCAATCAAACATCGAGACGATTAGATTTATTTTTACAGCATGGTGTGACGACGCTTGAAAGTAAAAGTGGCTATGGACTGGATTTGGACAATGAGTTAAAGCAATTACGCGTGATGCGAAAGTTGCATGAAAAACATCCAATAGATATTGTGCCAACCTTTTTGGGTGCTCACGCTGTGCCAGAGGAGTACCGGGGTAATCCAGAGCACTATATCAAACTTGTCATAGAGGAGATGATTCCTGCAGTTGTGGAGGAAGATTTAGCTAAATTTATCGATGTCTTTTGTGAGGTTGATGTGTTTACCCCTGAGCAATCAGAGCGTATTTTAGTGGCAGGTAAGAACAAGGGACTTATTCCGAAAATCCATGCTGATGAAATTGCAGAAAACCAGGGGGCATTTGTAGCGGCAAAGGTAGGAGCAATCTCAGCTGATCATTTATTGAAAGTATCGGATGAGGGGATTCAAGCGCTTGCGAATTCAGGTGTCATAGCATGTTTATTACCAACAACAGCATTATATCTTGGCGAAAAGCCAGCCCGTGCAAGAGATTTAATTGACGCAGGTGTGCCTGTAGCTATTTCTACGGATTGCAATCCTGGGTCATCTCCTACTATTTCAATGCCGCTTGTGATGAACCTAGCATGCATTATGATGAAAATGACACCTGCGGAAAGTCTGTGTGCTGCGACATATAATGCTGCTTGTGCTCTTCAAATTGAAGACAGAGTAGGTTCTATTGAAGTGGGAAAACAAGCAGATTTAGTACTATGGGATGTACATAATCACCAAAAATTACATTATATTTTTGGAGTCAATCATGTGAAAAAAGTTTGGAAAAAAGGTGTAAAGGTGGTCGGTTAA